In the genome of Vespa crabro chromosome 17, iyVesCrab1.2, whole genome shotgun sequence, one region contains:
- the LOC124430069 gene encoding dystrobrevin beta isoform X4, translated as MEDYEGITGGAGYREKMAEEVAGGSSNSSSGEASRLQLLQEMRQQNFDSIRFASYRTACKLRFIQKKVHLHNVDIWNVIEAFRENGLNTLEPSSTLGVSRLETLLSSLFHALNKRVPVSQQAKVDATTALLMNWLLAAYTSGENNKISVFSVKVALATLCAGKLMDKFRYIYSQISDGNGHMIHWRFADYLKEVLSLTAAVYESPSFGYSEGLASTIFPPNSKVTVNDFLDTLMSDPGPHCLIWLPLYHRMAAVETVAHPIMCDACHKENFTGFRYRCQKCHSYQLCQDCFWRGKVSGTHNNDHETREYSSFKSPSKQIGHSLRKSFRCVPEKGKNNIPRFPEQPEKTLDLSHIVPPSPLPSHNGFPDPGFMAPFDSGSMDSRSTLRSMDSSRLDDEHKLIARYAQRLAQEARTMPRTTSRMSQADQAGRTPSDANLASLDASRAQRELISQLEAKNKEIMREIARLRRQQEIEAAGLENPALMSELRALRQRKDELETHLATLQDSRRQLMVQLEGLMKMLKNHQASPRSTPNSSPRSTKSPPLPPGTVTSSRSAPATPGGTLSTTPQQQQPQQQQQQQQQQQQQQQQQQQQQQQQQQQQQQQQTQQSQMSQSYQSSVPTTSVPNMSSSAMLGTIQNPIPDSLSCVGGDVRSAFRTNSLPGSGSSSANNSLGRSLRNDLLVAADSVTNAMSTLVRELNSDSDQEDHSHNSGRFLRKPLDFEAGEDGDDSSGGGNSWREELQRRYQQENDFLAELRARNVNMSQTERTSSNEQEQDRGDREEGDGGGKEDENETDWSEAVKRWVNR; from the exons ATGGAAGATTACGAGGGAATAACAGGAGGAGCCGGTTACAGAGA gAAAATGGCGGAAGAGGTTGCAGGAGGTTCTAGCAATAGCAGCAGCGGTGAAGCCAGTAGATTGCAGCTTCTGCAAGAGATGCGCCAACAAAACTTTGACAGCATACGATTCGCTTCTTACCGTACGGCTTGCAAACTTAGATTTATTCAGAAGAAAGTTCACC TACACAACGTAGACATATGGAATGTGATCGAAGCATTTCGAGAAAACGGCCTAAATACTCTAGAGCCGTCTAGTACGTTGGGAGTATCTAGGCTAGAAACTCTTCTGTCTTCCTTATTTCATGCGCTTAACAAGAGGGTGCCGGTGTCTCAACAAGCCAAAGTCGACGCTACCACGGCTCTACTGATGAATTGGCTCTTGGCAGCGTATACCAGTGG ggaaaataataagatatccGTATTTTCGGTGAAGGTGGCATTGGCCACGTTGTGCGCTGGAAAGCTCATGGACAAGTTTCGAT ATATATACTCACAAATATCGGACGGTAACGGGCACATGATACATTGGAGGTTCGCCGACTATTTGAAAGAGGTTTTGTCATTAACGGCAGCGGTCTACGAGTCACCGTCCTTTGGATATTCGGAGGGTCTCGCGAGCACCATTTTTCCTCct AATTCTAAAGTGACGGTCAATGATTTTTTGGATACACTCATGTCCGATCCCGGGCCGCACTGTTTGATTTGGCTCCCGTTATATCACAGAATGGCGGCTGTTGAAACAG TGGCTCATCCCATCATGTGCGATGCCTGTCACAAGGAAAATTTTACTGGTTTCCGATACAGATGTCAAAAATGTCATTCTTATCAACTGTGTCAGGATTGCTTTTGGCGTGGCAAAGTTTCTGGGACTCACAACAACGATCACGAAACCCGAGAGTATAGTAGTTTT AAATCGCCAAGCAAACAAATTGGCCATTCTTTGCGCAAGAGCTTCAGATGCGTTCCCGAAAAGGGGAAAAACAACATACCTAGATTTCCCGAGCAGCCAGAGAAAACGTTGGATTTGTCGCATATAGT CCCACCGTCACCTTTACCATCTCACAACGGTTTTCCAGATCCAGGTTTCATGGCTCCCTTCGATTCCGGATCCATGGATAGCCGATCTACCTTGAGAAG TATGGATAGTTCAAGACTGGACGACGAACATAAATTAATAGCACGATATGCACAAAGGTTGGCACAAGAAGCTAGGACCATG CCTCGTACTACGTCCAGAATGTCGCAAGCTGACCAAGCG gGTAGAACACCGTCGGATGCTAATTTGGCATCGTTGGACGCATCGAGAGCGCAACGTGAACTAATATCGCAGTTAGAAgcgaagaataaagaaataatgcgAGAAATTGCAAGGTTAAG gaGACAACAAGAGATAGAGGCGGCAGGATTGGAGAATCCTGCTCTCATGTCGGAATTGAGGGCATTGagacaaagaaaagatgaattgGAGACTCACTTGGCGACTTTGCAAGATTCCAGGAGACAATTAATGGTTCAATTAGAAGGTCTTATGAAAATGTTGAAG AATCATCAGGCATCTCCTAGATCAACGCCAAACAGTTCGCCAAGAAGCACAAAGTCTCCTCCGTTACCTCCTGGTACAGTGACAAGTAGCAGATCGGCACCAGCCACTCCAGGTGGAACATTGTCAACGACTCCTCAACAGCAACAGccacaacaacagcagcagcagcagcaacaacaacagcaacaacaacagcaacaacagcaacagcagcagcagcagcaacagcaacagcagcagcagcaaacTCAACAAAGTCAAATGTCGCAAAGCTACCAGAGCTCCGTACCAACGACGTCGGTACCGAACATGTCGAGCAGTGCTATGCTTGGGACAATACAGAATCCTATTCCAGATAGTCTTTCGTGTGTCGGAGGCGACGTAAG GTCTGCGTTCAGGACAAACAGCCTGCCAGGAAGCGGTTCCAGCAGTGCGAATAATAGTTTGGGCCGATCCTTACGGAACGATCTGTTGGTAGCAGCCGACAGTGTTACTAATGCCATGTCAACGTTGGTCAGGGAATTAAATTCAG ACTCAGACCAGGAGGACCATTCTCACAACTCGGGACGTTTTCTCAGAAAACCGCTGG ATTTCGAGGCAGGTGAAGACGGTGATGATAGCAGCGGCGGTGGTAATTCTTGGCGCGAAGAACTTCAACGTCGTTATCAACAGGAGAACGATTTTCTGGCCGAATTGAGAGCGAGGAATGTCAATATGTCGCAAACCGAGCGCACCTCGTCGAACGAACAGGAACAGGATAGGGGCGATAGAGAGGAGGGAGACGGTGGTGGAAAGGAAGATGAAAATGAGACGGATTGGTCGGAGGCTGTGAAGAGATGGGTAAACCGATAA
- the LOC124430069 gene encoding dystrobrevin beta isoform X6 — MEDYEGITGGAGYREKMAEEVAGGSSNSSSGEASRLQLLQEMRQQNFDSIRFASYRTACKLRFIQKKVHLHNVDIWNVIEAFRENGLNTLEPSSTLGVSRLETLLSSLFHALNKRVPVSQQAKVDATTALLMNWLLAAYTSGENNKISVFSVKVALATLCAGKLMDKFRYIYSQISDGNGHMIHWRFADYLKEVLSLTAAVYESPSFGYSEGLASTIFPPNSKVTVNDFLDTLMSDPGPHCLIWLPLYHRMAAVETVAHPIMCDACHKENFTGFRYRCQKCHSYQLCQDCFWRGKVSGTHNNDHETREYSSFKSPSKQIGHSLRKSFRCVPEKGKNNIPRFPEQPEKTLDLSHIVPPSPLPSHNGFPDPGFMAPFDSGSMDSRSTLRSMDSSRLDDEHKLIARYAQRLAQEARTMPRTTSRMSQADQAGRTPSDANLASLDASRAQRELISQLEAKNKEIMREIARLRRQQEIEAAGLENPALMSELRALRQRKDELETHLATLQDSRRQLMVQLEGLMKMLKNHQASPRSTPNSSPRSTKSPPLPPGTVTSSRSAPATPGGTLSTTPQQQQPQQQQQQQQQQQQQQQQQQQQQQQQQQQQQQQQTQQSQMSQSYQSSVPTTSVPNMSSSAMLGTIQNPIPDSLSCVGGDVRSAFRTNSLPGSGSSSANNSLGRSLRNDLLVAADSVTNAMSTLVRELNSDFEAGEDGDDSSGGGNSWREELQRRYQQENDFLAELRARNVNMSQTERTSSNEQEQDRGDREEGDGGGKEDENETDWSEAVKRWVNR, encoded by the exons ATGGAAGATTACGAGGGAATAACAGGAGGAGCCGGTTACAGAGA gAAAATGGCGGAAGAGGTTGCAGGAGGTTCTAGCAATAGCAGCAGCGGTGAAGCCAGTAGATTGCAGCTTCTGCAAGAGATGCGCCAACAAAACTTTGACAGCATACGATTCGCTTCTTACCGTACGGCTTGCAAACTTAGATTTATTCAGAAGAAAGTTCACC TACACAACGTAGACATATGGAATGTGATCGAAGCATTTCGAGAAAACGGCCTAAATACTCTAGAGCCGTCTAGTACGTTGGGAGTATCTAGGCTAGAAACTCTTCTGTCTTCCTTATTTCATGCGCTTAACAAGAGGGTGCCGGTGTCTCAACAAGCCAAAGTCGACGCTACCACGGCTCTACTGATGAATTGGCTCTTGGCAGCGTATACCAGTGG ggaaaataataagatatccGTATTTTCGGTGAAGGTGGCATTGGCCACGTTGTGCGCTGGAAAGCTCATGGACAAGTTTCGAT ATATATACTCACAAATATCGGACGGTAACGGGCACATGATACATTGGAGGTTCGCCGACTATTTGAAAGAGGTTTTGTCATTAACGGCAGCGGTCTACGAGTCACCGTCCTTTGGATATTCGGAGGGTCTCGCGAGCACCATTTTTCCTCct AATTCTAAAGTGACGGTCAATGATTTTTTGGATACACTCATGTCCGATCCCGGGCCGCACTGTTTGATTTGGCTCCCGTTATATCACAGAATGGCGGCTGTTGAAACAG TGGCTCATCCCATCATGTGCGATGCCTGTCACAAGGAAAATTTTACTGGTTTCCGATACAGATGTCAAAAATGTCATTCTTATCAACTGTGTCAGGATTGCTTTTGGCGTGGCAAAGTTTCTGGGACTCACAACAACGATCACGAAACCCGAGAGTATAGTAGTTTT AAATCGCCAAGCAAACAAATTGGCCATTCTTTGCGCAAGAGCTTCAGATGCGTTCCCGAAAAGGGGAAAAACAACATACCTAGATTTCCCGAGCAGCCAGAGAAAACGTTGGATTTGTCGCATATAGT CCCACCGTCACCTTTACCATCTCACAACGGTTTTCCAGATCCAGGTTTCATGGCTCCCTTCGATTCCGGATCCATGGATAGCCGATCTACCTTGAGAAG TATGGATAGTTCAAGACTGGACGACGAACATAAATTAATAGCACGATATGCACAAAGGTTGGCACAAGAAGCTAGGACCATG CCTCGTACTACGTCCAGAATGTCGCAAGCTGACCAAGCG gGTAGAACACCGTCGGATGCTAATTTGGCATCGTTGGACGCATCGAGAGCGCAACGTGAACTAATATCGCAGTTAGAAgcgaagaataaagaaataatgcgAGAAATTGCAAGGTTAAG gaGACAACAAGAGATAGAGGCGGCAGGATTGGAGAATCCTGCTCTCATGTCGGAATTGAGGGCATTGagacaaagaaaagatgaattgGAGACTCACTTGGCGACTTTGCAAGATTCCAGGAGACAATTAATGGTTCAATTAGAAGGTCTTATGAAAATGTTGAAG AATCATCAGGCATCTCCTAGATCAACGCCAAACAGTTCGCCAAGAAGCACAAAGTCTCCTCCGTTACCTCCTGGTACAGTGACAAGTAGCAGATCGGCACCAGCCACTCCAGGTGGAACATTGTCAACGACTCCTCAACAGCAACAGccacaacaacagcagcagcagcagcaacaacaacagcaacaacaacagcaacaacagcaacagcagcagcagcagcaacagcaacagcagcagcagcaaacTCAACAAAGTCAAATGTCGCAAAGCTACCAGAGCTCCGTACCAACGACGTCGGTACCGAACATGTCGAGCAGTGCTATGCTTGGGACAATACAGAATCCTATTCCAGATAGTCTTTCGTGTGTCGGAGGCGACGTAAG GTCTGCGTTCAGGACAAACAGCCTGCCAGGAAGCGGTTCCAGCAGTGCGAATAATAGTTTGGGCCGATCCTTACGGAACGATCTGTTGGTAGCAGCCGACAGTGTTACTAATGCCATGTCAACGTTGGTCAGGGAATTAAATTCAG ATTTCGAGGCAGGTGAAGACGGTGATGATAGCAGCGGCGGTGGTAATTCTTGGCGCGAAGAACTTCAACGTCGTTATCAACAGGAGAACGATTTTCTGGCCGAATTGAGAGCGAGGAATGTCAATATGTCGCAAACCGAGCGCACCTCGTCGAACGAACAGGAACAGGATAGGGGCGATAGAGAGGAGGGAGACGGTGGTGGAAAGGAAGATGAAAATGAGACGGATTGGTCGGAGGCTGTGAAGAGATGGGTAAACCGATAA
- the LOC124430069 gene encoding dystrobrevin beta isoform X2, with the protein MEDYEGITGGAGYREKMAEEVAGGSSNSSSGEASRLQLLQEMRQQNFDSIRFASYRTACKLRFIQKKVHLHNVDIWNVIEAFRENGLNTLEPSSTLGVSRLETLLSSLFHALNKRVPVSQQAKVDATTALLMNWLLAAYTSGENNKISVFSVKVALATLCAGKLMDKFRYIYSQISDGNGHMIHWRFADYLKEVLSLTAAVYESPSFGYSEGLASTIFPPNSKVTVNDFLDTLMSDPGPHCLIWLPLYHRMAAVETVAHPIMCDACHKENFTGFRYRCQKCHSYQLCQDCFWRGKVSGTHNNDHETREYSSFKSPSKQIGHSLRKSFRCVPEKGKNNIPRFPEQPEKTLDLSHIVPPSPLPSHNGFPDPGFMAPFDSGSMDSRSTLRSMDSSRLDDEHKLIARYAQRLAQEARTMPRTTSRMSQADQAGRTPSDANLASLDASRAQRELISQLEAKNKEIMREIARRQQEIEAAGLENPALMSELRALRQRKDELETHLATLQDSRRQLMVQLEGLMKMLKNHQASPRSTPNSSPRSTKSPPLPPGTVTSSRSAPATPGGTLSTTPQQQQPQQQQQQQQQQQQQQQQQQQQQQQQQQQQQQQQTQQSQMSQSYQSSVPTTSVPNMSSSAMLGTIQNPIPDSLSCVGGDVRSAFRTNSLPGSGSSSANNSLGRSLRNDLLVAADSVTNAMSTLVRELNSDVLWNVCDAPPVNVSWWLADSDQEDHSHNSGRFLRKPLDFEAGEDGDDSSGGGNSWREELQRRYQQENDFLAELRARNVNMSQTERTSSNEQEQDRGDREEGDGGGKEDENETDWSEAVKRWVNR; encoded by the exons ATGGAAGATTACGAGGGAATAACAGGAGGAGCCGGTTACAGAGA gAAAATGGCGGAAGAGGTTGCAGGAGGTTCTAGCAATAGCAGCAGCGGTGAAGCCAGTAGATTGCAGCTTCTGCAAGAGATGCGCCAACAAAACTTTGACAGCATACGATTCGCTTCTTACCGTACGGCTTGCAAACTTAGATTTATTCAGAAGAAAGTTCACC TACACAACGTAGACATATGGAATGTGATCGAAGCATTTCGAGAAAACGGCCTAAATACTCTAGAGCCGTCTAGTACGTTGGGAGTATCTAGGCTAGAAACTCTTCTGTCTTCCTTATTTCATGCGCTTAACAAGAGGGTGCCGGTGTCTCAACAAGCCAAAGTCGACGCTACCACGGCTCTACTGATGAATTGGCTCTTGGCAGCGTATACCAGTGG ggaaaataataagatatccGTATTTTCGGTGAAGGTGGCATTGGCCACGTTGTGCGCTGGAAAGCTCATGGACAAGTTTCGAT ATATATACTCACAAATATCGGACGGTAACGGGCACATGATACATTGGAGGTTCGCCGACTATTTGAAAGAGGTTTTGTCATTAACGGCAGCGGTCTACGAGTCACCGTCCTTTGGATATTCGGAGGGTCTCGCGAGCACCATTTTTCCTCct AATTCTAAAGTGACGGTCAATGATTTTTTGGATACACTCATGTCCGATCCCGGGCCGCACTGTTTGATTTGGCTCCCGTTATATCACAGAATGGCGGCTGTTGAAACAG TGGCTCATCCCATCATGTGCGATGCCTGTCACAAGGAAAATTTTACTGGTTTCCGATACAGATGTCAAAAATGTCATTCTTATCAACTGTGTCAGGATTGCTTTTGGCGTGGCAAAGTTTCTGGGACTCACAACAACGATCACGAAACCCGAGAGTATAGTAGTTTT AAATCGCCAAGCAAACAAATTGGCCATTCTTTGCGCAAGAGCTTCAGATGCGTTCCCGAAAAGGGGAAAAACAACATACCTAGATTTCCCGAGCAGCCAGAGAAAACGTTGGATTTGTCGCATATAGT CCCACCGTCACCTTTACCATCTCACAACGGTTTTCCAGATCCAGGTTTCATGGCTCCCTTCGATTCCGGATCCATGGATAGCCGATCTACCTTGAGAAG TATGGATAGTTCAAGACTGGACGACGAACATAAATTAATAGCACGATATGCACAAAGGTTGGCACAAGAAGCTAGGACCATG CCTCGTACTACGTCCAGAATGTCGCAAGCTGACCAAGCG gGTAGAACACCGTCGGATGCTAATTTGGCATCGTTGGACGCATCGAGAGCGCAACGTGAACTAATATCGCAGTTAGAAgcgaagaataaagaaataatgcgAGAAATTGCAAG gaGACAACAAGAGATAGAGGCGGCAGGATTGGAGAATCCTGCTCTCATGTCGGAATTGAGGGCATTGagacaaagaaaagatgaattgGAGACTCACTTGGCGACTTTGCAAGATTCCAGGAGACAATTAATGGTTCAATTAGAAGGTCTTATGAAAATGTTGAAG AATCATCAGGCATCTCCTAGATCAACGCCAAACAGTTCGCCAAGAAGCACAAAGTCTCCTCCGTTACCTCCTGGTACAGTGACAAGTAGCAGATCGGCACCAGCCACTCCAGGTGGAACATTGTCAACGACTCCTCAACAGCAACAGccacaacaacagcagcagcagcagcaacaacaacagcaacaacaacagcaacaacagcaacagcagcagcagcagcaacagcaacagcagcagcagcaaacTCAACAAAGTCAAATGTCGCAAAGCTACCAGAGCTCCGTACCAACGACGTCGGTACCGAACATGTCGAGCAGTGCTATGCTTGGGACAATACAGAATCCTATTCCAGATAGTCTTTCGTGTGTCGGAGGCGACGTAAG GTCTGCGTTCAGGACAAACAGCCTGCCAGGAAGCGGTTCCAGCAGTGCGAATAATAGTTTGGGCCGATCCTTACGGAACGATCTGTTGGTAGCAGCCGACAGTGTTACTAATGCCATGTCAACGTTGGTCAGGGAATTAAATTCAG ACGTGTTGTGGAATGTGTGTGATGCACCCCCTGTGAATGTGTCCTGGTGGCTTGCAGACTCAGACCAGGAGGACCATTCTCACAACTCGGGACGTTTTCTCAGAAAACCGCTGG ATTTCGAGGCAGGTGAAGACGGTGATGATAGCAGCGGCGGTGGTAATTCTTGGCGCGAAGAACTTCAACGTCGTTATCAACAGGAGAACGATTTTCTGGCCGAATTGAGAGCGAGGAATGTCAATATGTCGCAAACCGAGCGCACCTCGTCGAACGAACAGGAACAGGATAGGGGCGATAGAGAGGAGGGAGACGGTGGTGGAAAGGAAGATGAAAATGAGACGGATTGGTCGGAGGCTGTGAAGAGATGGGTAAACCGATAA
- the LOC124430069 gene encoding dystrobrevin beta isoform X8, whose translation MEDYEGITGGAGYREKMAEEVAGGSSNSSSGEASRLQLLQEMRQQNFDSIRFASYRTACKLRFIQKKVHLHNVDIWNVIEAFRENGLNTLEPSSTLGVSRLETLLSSLFHALNKRVPVSQQAKVDATTALLMNWLLAAYTSGENNKISVFSVKVALATLCAGKLMDKFRYIYSQISDGNGHMIHWRFADYLKEVLSLTAAVYESPSFGYSEGLASTIFPPNSKVTVNDFLDTLMSDPGPHCLIWLPLYHRMAAVETVAHPIMCDACHKENFTGFRYRCQKCHSYQLCQDCFWRGKVSGTHNNDHETREYSSFKSPSKQIGHSLRKSFRCVPEKGKNNIPRFPEQPEKTLDLSHIVPPSPLPSHNGFPDPGFMAPFDSGSMDSRSTLRSMDSSRLDDEHKLIARYAQRLAQEARTMPRTTSRMSQADQAGRTPSDANLASLDASRAQRELISQLEAKNKEIMREIARLRRQQEIEAAGLENPALMSELRALRQRKDELETHLATLQDSRRQLMVQLEGLMKMLKNHQASPRSTPNSSPRSTKSPPLPPGTVTSSRSAPATPGGTLSTTPQQQQPQQQQQQQQQQQQQQQQQQQQQQQQQQQQQQQQTQQSQMSQSYQSSVPTTSVPNMSSSAMLGTIQNPIPDSLSCVGGDVRSAFRTNSLPGSGSSSANNSLGRSLRNDLLVAADSVTNAMSTLVRELNSE comes from the exons ATGGAAGATTACGAGGGAATAACAGGAGGAGCCGGTTACAGAGA gAAAATGGCGGAAGAGGTTGCAGGAGGTTCTAGCAATAGCAGCAGCGGTGAAGCCAGTAGATTGCAGCTTCTGCAAGAGATGCGCCAACAAAACTTTGACAGCATACGATTCGCTTCTTACCGTACGGCTTGCAAACTTAGATTTATTCAGAAGAAAGTTCACC TACACAACGTAGACATATGGAATGTGATCGAAGCATTTCGAGAAAACGGCCTAAATACTCTAGAGCCGTCTAGTACGTTGGGAGTATCTAGGCTAGAAACTCTTCTGTCTTCCTTATTTCATGCGCTTAACAAGAGGGTGCCGGTGTCTCAACAAGCCAAAGTCGACGCTACCACGGCTCTACTGATGAATTGGCTCTTGGCAGCGTATACCAGTGG ggaaaataataagatatccGTATTTTCGGTGAAGGTGGCATTGGCCACGTTGTGCGCTGGAAAGCTCATGGACAAGTTTCGAT ATATATACTCACAAATATCGGACGGTAACGGGCACATGATACATTGGAGGTTCGCCGACTATTTGAAAGAGGTTTTGTCATTAACGGCAGCGGTCTACGAGTCACCGTCCTTTGGATATTCGGAGGGTCTCGCGAGCACCATTTTTCCTCct AATTCTAAAGTGACGGTCAATGATTTTTTGGATACACTCATGTCCGATCCCGGGCCGCACTGTTTGATTTGGCTCCCGTTATATCACAGAATGGCGGCTGTTGAAACAG TGGCTCATCCCATCATGTGCGATGCCTGTCACAAGGAAAATTTTACTGGTTTCCGATACAGATGTCAAAAATGTCATTCTTATCAACTGTGTCAGGATTGCTTTTGGCGTGGCAAAGTTTCTGGGACTCACAACAACGATCACGAAACCCGAGAGTATAGTAGTTTT AAATCGCCAAGCAAACAAATTGGCCATTCTTTGCGCAAGAGCTTCAGATGCGTTCCCGAAAAGGGGAAAAACAACATACCTAGATTTCCCGAGCAGCCAGAGAAAACGTTGGATTTGTCGCATATAGT CCCACCGTCACCTTTACCATCTCACAACGGTTTTCCAGATCCAGGTTTCATGGCTCCCTTCGATTCCGGATCCATGGATAGCCGATCTACCTTGAGAAG TATGGATAGTTCAAGACTGGACGACGAACATAAATTAATAGCACGATATGCACAAAGGTTGGCACAAGAAGCTAGGACCATG CCTCGTACTACGTCCAGAATGTCGCAAGCTGACCAAGCG gGTAGAACACCGTCGGATGCTAATTTGGCATCGTTGGACGCATCGAGAGCGCAACGTGAACTAATATCGCAGTTAGAAgcgaagaataaagaaataatgcgAGAAATTGCAAGGTTAAG gaGACAACAAGAGATAGAGGCGGCAGGATTGGAGAATCCTGCTCTCATGTCGGAATTGAGGGCATTGagacaaagaaaagatgaattgGAGACTCACTTGGCGACTTTGCAAGATTCCAGGAGACAATTAATGGTTCAATTAGAAGGTCTTATGAAAATGTTGAAG AATCATCAGGCATCTCCTAGATCAACGCCAAACAGTTCGCCAAGAAGCACAAAGTCTCCTCCGTTACCTCCTGGTACAGTGACAAGTAGCAGATCGGCACCAGCCACTCCAGGTGGAACATTGTCAACGACTCCTCAACAGCAACAGccacaacaacagcagcagcagcagcaacaacaacagcaacaacaacagcaacaacagcaacagcagcagcagcagcaacagcaacagcagcagcagcaaacTCAACAAAGTCAAATGTCGCAAAGCTACCAGAGCTCCGTACCAACGACGTCGGTACCGAACATGTCGAGCAGTGCTATGCTTGGGACAATACAGAATCCTATTCCAGATAGTCTTTCGTGTGTCGGAGGCGACGTAAG GTCTGCGTTCAGGACAAACAGCCTGCCAGGAAGCGGTTCCAGCAGTGCGAATAATAGTTTGGGCCGATCCTTACGGAACGATCTGTTGGTAGCAGCCGACAGTGTTACTAATGCCATGTCAACGTTGGTCAGGGAATTAAATTCAG AATAA